One Meriones unguiculatus strain TT.TT164.6M chromosome 5, Bangor_MerUng_6.1, whole genome shotgun sequence DNA segment encodes these proteins:
- the LOC110562287 gene encoding small ribosomal subunit protein eS4, X isoform-like has product MARGPKKHLKRVAAPRHWMLDKLTGVFAPRPSAGPHRLRECLPLAIFLRNRLKYALTGDEVKKICMQRLIKVDGKVRTDVAYPAGFMDVISIDKSGENFRLVYDTKGRFAVHRITPEEAKYKLCKVRKVFVGTKGIPHLVTHDARTIRYPDPLIKVNDTVQISLDTGKITDTIKFDTGNLCMVTGGANLGRIGVITNRERHPGSFDVVHVKDANGNGFATRLANIFVIGKGNKPWISLPRGKGIRLTIAEERDKRLAAKQSA; this is encoded by the coding sequence ATGGCTCGCGGTCCCAAGAAGCACCTGAAGCGTGTGGCCGCTCCGCGCCACTGGATGCTGGACAAGCTGACCGGCGTGTTCGCGCCCCGCCCGTCCGCCGGGCCGCACCGCCTGCGCGAGTGCCTGCCGCTCGCCATCTTCCTGCGGAACAGACTCAAGTACGCCCTGACGGGCGACGAGGTGAAGAAGATCTGCATGCAGCGCCTCATCAAGGTGGACGGCAAGGTCAGAACCGACGTGGCCTACCCGGCGGGCTTCATGGATGTCATCAGCATCGACAAGAGCGGCGAGAACTTCCGCCTGGTCTACGACACCAAGGGCCGCTTCGCGGTGCACCGCATCACGCCGGAGGAGGCCAAGTACAAGCTGTGCAAGGTGCGCAAGGTGTTCGTGGGCACCAAGGGCATCCCGCACCTCGTGACGCACGACGCCCGGACCATCCGCTACCCGGACCCGCTCATCAAGGTCAACGACACCGTGCAGATCTCGCTGGACACCGGCAAGATCACCGACACCATCAAGTTCGACACCGGCAACCTGTGCATGGTGACGGGAGGCGCCAACCTGGGGCGCATCGGCGTCATCACCAACCGCGAGCGCCACCCCGGCTCCTTCGATGTGGTGCACGTCAAAGATGCCAATGGCAATGGTTTCGCCACGCGCCTCGCCAACATCTTCGTGATCGGCAAAGGCAACAAGCCGTGGATCTCCCTGCCCCGCGGGAAAGGCATCCGCCTCACCATCGCCGAGGAGAGAGACAAGAGGCTGGCGGCCAAGCAGAGCGCGTGA